One genomic segment of [Phormidium] sp. ETS-05 includes these proteins:
- the pdhA gene encoding pyruvate dehydrogenase (acetyl-transferring) E1 component subunit alpha — MFHERILPVFDRNSISITKEEGLMLYEDMVLGRFFEDKCAEMYYRGKMFGFVHLYTGQEAVSTGVIRAMRPGEDYVCSTYRDHVHALSAGVPPREVMAELFGKETGCSKGRGGSMHMFSAEHRLLGGYAFVAEGIPVATGAAFQSKYRREVMGDETADQVSACFFGDGACNNGQFFECLNMAVLWKLPIIYVVENNKWAIGMAHERATSVPEIYKKASAFGMAGVEVDGMDVLAVRAAAKEAVERARAGEGPTLIEALTYRFRGHSLADPDELRSKEEKEFWQARDPIKLFASYLIEHNLSTQDELKQIDKKVQASVDDALAFSDSSPEPDPSELYRYIFAES, encoded by the coding sequence ATGTTTCACGAACGGATTTTACCGGTATTTGACCGCAACTCCATCAGCATCACCAAAGAAGAAGGGTTGATGCTTTACGAAGACATGGTTTTGGGCCGCTTCTTTGAAGACAAGTGCGCCGAAATGTACTATCGGGGCAAAATGTTCGGTTTTGTCCACCTCTACACTGGCCAAGAAGCCGTTTCTACTGGCGTGATTCGTGCCATGCGTCCTGGGGAGGATTATGTATGCAGCACCTATCGCGACCACGTGCATGCCCTCAGCGCCGGGGTCCCACCTAGGGAAGTCATGGCCGAGTTATTTGGCAAAGAAACCGGTTGCTCCAAAGGTCGTGGCGGTTCTATGCACATGTTCTCCGCCGAACACCGCCTCCTTGGCGGCTACGCCTTTGTGGCGGAAGGTATCCCCGTGGCTACAGGGGCCGCCTTTCAAAGCAAGTACCGCCGGGAAGTGATGGGAGATGAAACCGCAGACCAAGTGAGCGCCTGTTTCTTTGGCGATGGCGCCTGCAATAACGGCCAGTTTTTTGAATGCTTGAATATGGCCGTGTTGTGGAAACTCCCCATTATTTATGTGGTGGAGAATAATAAATGGGCGATCGGCATGGCTCACGAACGCGCCACCTCTGTCCCAGAAATTTACAAAAAAGCCAGCGCCTTCGGGATGGCTGGCGTTGAAGTGGATGGCATGGATGTCCTCGCGGTCCGCGCCGCCGCGAAAGAAGCCGTGGAGCGCGCCCGTGCAGGCGAAGGTCCCACCCTCATCGAAGCCTTGACCTACCGTTTCCGGGGTCACTCCCTCGCCGACCCGGACGAGTTGCGTTCTAAAGAAGAAAAAGAATTCTGGCAAGCTCGCGACCCCATCAAGCTGTTTGCCTCTTACCTCATCGAACACAATCTCAGCACCCAAGACGAACTCAAACAAATCGATAAAAAAGTGCAAGCCAGTGTCGATGATGCCCTAGCTTTTTCCGACAGCAGCCCCGAACCCGACCCCAGCGAACTCTACCGTTATATCTTTGCGGAAAGCTAG
- a CDS encoding IMS domain-containing protein: MRIPLDYYRILGLPIQATAEQLQQAHRDRTLQRPRREYSELASNARKQLLDEAGAVLSDPEARQAYDAKFLSKTYEVESEPDGGGVTADLALDPNTPLIDIEPTQFAGALLLLQELGEYELVLKLALPMLGGKNISLKNGTFGDPKLVVPDIVLTAALACLELGREQWQQSNYENAATSLESGQEMLLREGLFPQLRGEIQGELYKLRPYRILELLAMPMSKSAQRRRGLQLLQDMLQERSGIDGNGDDQSGLDVDDFLRFIQQIRSHLTVAEQQELFVTEARRPSAVATYLAVYALVARGFAEREPSLIRRAKLMLTQLGRRQDVHLEQSVCSLLLGQTEEASAALALTQEYELIEFIREQSQDSPDLLPGLCLYAERWLQSEVFPYFRDLASVQVSLKDYFADDRVQAYLESLPETTVEEASEWMVTYSEPEPASVGLPPPSNPRSPAVAITFPPAHGYSPLSGDEGRLRGTAPAPTSPPMETRATRVRLAADTEPPRSNARLSPARGDDGTESQLLSAERSRIDSRTAGAESSSSGNPPHSKLPVADRVRGTKTDNPYSRERPSGEERPRLNRDRGSGGSLRSSGTTGNRLKLDRLILLVVAGLFGLLFLWFLMRATWGLVAGMFAGPPLEGEQLSIRLDTPPIPIPDPAVGGWGGGSMTAEIAKQVLEEWFAIKTKALGPKHEVELLANILLDPALTYWRRLANSAKQENWYWEYRHNINAATPVINEADPDRATVEADVNEIGQYYEGTQVARTKDEKLRIKYELVRVDGQWRIRDWQVME; encoded by the coding sequence GTGCGGATTCCACTTGATTATTATAGGATTCTGGGCCTGCCGATTCAGGCCACTGCGGAGCAGTTGCAGCAGGCGCATCGCGATCGCACCCTCCAGCGACCTCGGAGGGAATATTCCGAATTAGCTAGCAATGCTCGCAAACAGCTACTCGACGAAGCTGGTGCCGTCCTCAGCGATCCGGAAGCACGTCAGGCTTACGACGCCAAATTTCTCTCAAAAACTTATGAGGTGGAATCAGAGCCGGACGGCGGAGGCGTTACTGCCGATTTAGCTTTAGACCCCAATACCCCCCTCATCGACATCGAACCGACTCAGTTCGCCGGTGCATTGTTGTTGCTCCAAGAGTTGGGGGAATATGAACTGGTGTTGAAGCTGGCTCTACCAATGCTGGGCGGCAAGAACATCAGTTTAAAAAATGGCACCTTTGGCGACCCCAAGCTGGTGGTGCCGGATATTGTGCTGACGGCGGCTCTGGCTTGTCTGGAATTGGGACGGGAACAGTGGCAGCAGAGCAATTATGAAAATGCGGCCACATCTCTGGAAAGTGGCCAGGAAATGCTCCTGCGGGAGGGATTATTCCCCCAACTGCGCGGGGAAATCCAAGGCGAACTTTACAAGCTGCGCCCTTACAGGATTCTGGAGTTGCTGGCAATGCCGATGTCAAAGTCAGCCCAAAGGCGCCGAGGGTTGCAACTGTTGCAAGATATGCTCCAAGAGCGCTCTGGGATTGATGGTAATGGTGATGACCAGTCGGGTTTGGATGTGGATGATTTCCTGCGCTTCATCCAGCAAATTCGCAGCCACCTTACGGTTGCCGAGCAACAGGAGCTATTTGTTACGGAAGCTCGCCGCCCCAGTGCGGTGGCCACTTATCTGGCGGTGTATGCTTTGGTGGCGCGGGGTTTTGCTGAAAGAGAACCTTCTCTCATCCGCCGCGCTAAGCTGATGCTGACGCAACTGGGACGCCGCCAAGATGTGCATCTGGAACAGTCGGTTTGCAGTTTGTTGTTGGGGCAAACTGAGGAAGCCTCGGCGGCTTTGGCTCTCACTCAAGAGTATGAGCTGATTGAGTTTATTAGAGAACAGTCTCAGGATTCCCCGGACTTACTCCCCGGTTTATGTTTGTATGCCGAACGGTGGTTGCAGTCGGAGGTATTTCCTTATTTTCGCGATTTGGCTTCGGTGCAGGTGTCATTGAAGGATTATTTTGCGGACGATCGGGTGCAGGCTTATTTGGAATCTCTACCGGAGACAACGGTAGAGGAAGCATCGGAGTGGATGGTGACATATTCTGAACCAGAGCCTGCATCGGTGGGACTGCCCCCACCCTCCAATCCTCGATCGCCTGCGGTAGCCATCACTTTTCCCCCGGCTCATGGGTATTCGCCTTTGTCTGGGGATGAGGGTCGTTTACGGGGGACAGCTCCTGCACCCACTTCCCCACCGATGGAAACTCGGGCAACTCGGGTGCGCTTGGCGGCGGACACAGAACCACCCCGCTCTAATGCGAGGTTGTCTCCGGCGAGAGGTGACGATGGTACTGAGTCGCAATTGCTAAGCGCTGAGCGATCGAGAATTGACTCTCGCACTGCAGGTGCTGAGAGTAGCTCATCTGGCAATCCGCCCCACAGCAAACTGCCCGTAGCGGACCGGGTGCGGGGCACCAAGACTGATAACCCCTATAGCAGAGAACGCCCCTCTGGGGAAGAACGCCCACGCCTGAATCGGGACAGGGGCAGTGGGGGTTCGTTACGTTCCTCTGGAACAACGGGAAACCGCTTGAAGCTGGACCGGCTAATTTTGCTGGTGGTGGCGGGTCTGTTTGGTTTGTTGTTCTTGTGGTTTCTGATGCGGGCTACTTGGGGTTTGGTGGCGGGGATGTTCGCTGGTCCGCCACTGGAAGGAGAGCAGTTGAGCATCAGGTTGGATACGCCGCCGATACCAATACCGGATCCTGCTGTTGGTGGGTGGGGTGGCGGTTCGATGACGGCGGAGATTGCCAAGCAAGTTCTGGAAGAATGGTTTGCCATTAAAACTAAAGCCCTCGGCCCTAAGCACGAAGTTGAGCTGCTAGCCAACATTTTGCTGGATCCGGCTTTGACTTACTGGCGTCGTCTCGCCAATAGCGCTAAGCAGGAGAATTGGTACTGGGAGTATCGGCATAACATTAATGCTGCCACCCCCGTGATTAATGAAGCTGACCCCGATCGCGCCACCGTGGAAGCTGATGTGAACGAAATCGGCCAGTATTACGAGGGTACTCAAGTCGCCCGCACCAAAGATGAGAAACTGCGCATCAAGTATGAATTGGTGCGGGTTGACGGTCAGTGGCGCATCCGTGACTGGCAAGTTATGGAATAG